The Takifugu rubripes chromosome 3, fTakRub1.2, whole genome shotgun sequence genome contains a region encoding:
- the pdyn gene encoding proenkephalin-B: MEWYFLLLMLSLTPSIRADCSPQCQKCAQRLLTSNAAPGSMSCSAACAGQSCGPAPGLDFSSEASSSLEESQQADLVKRYGGFIKKIDKVFVGPPHSNYILKVGELGKKYEDLLKRLQDRSAEEPELPSGAPGQAHGNDMKRYGGFLRKFGPKSKRSSSLEQSSQIPDELQKRYGGFMRRVRPKMNNLKWDKRYGGFLRRHFKISVRSAEDPYF; the protein is encoded by the exons ATGGAGTGGtatttcctgctgctgatgctgagttTAACGCCGTCCATCCGTGCTGATTGCTCCCCGCAATGTCAGAAATGCGCGCAGCGGCTCCTGACCAGCAACGCAGCTCCCGGCAGCATG TCTTGCAGCGCGGCGTGTGCGGGGCAGTCGTGCGGCCCCGCTCCAGGTCTGGACTTCTCCTCCGAAGCCTCGTCCTCGCTGGAGGAGAGCCAGCAGGCAGACCTGGTAAAACGCTACGGCGGCTTCATCAAGAAGATCGACAAAGTCTTCGTCGGCCCGCCGCACAGCAACTATATTCTGAAGGTCGGCGAACTGGGCAAGAAATACGAGGACCTGTTGAAGAGGCTGCAGGACCGGAGCGCGGAGGAGCCGGAGTTGCCCAGCGGCGCCCCGGGTCAGGCGCATGGTAATGATATGAAACGTTACGGCGGCTTTCTGCGTAAATTCGGTCCCAAGTCAAAGAGGAGTAGTTCActggagcagagcagccaaATACCCGACGAGCTGCAAAAGCGCTACGGTGGATTCATGAGGAGGGTCCGTCCGAAAATGAACAACCTGAAGTGGGACAAGCGGTACGGGGGCTTTTTGCGTCGCCACTTCAAAATTTCTGTGCGCTCAGCCGAGGATCCATATTTCTAA